In one Sandaracinaceae bacterium genomic region, the following are encoded:
- a CDS encoding alpha/beta hydrolase family protein codes for MDPSVVSRIVHDSYAQEKPLLKDGVPWWESLDPDFARRPEPFDLEFRDKLQVGASAAFDVGLRTAGASLISGLAIPIGYHPLELRRTIKDIEFYGPIAESGDATRFFKPPPKNIRVRTSQADWYPRFSPDDGTTEVVQFDSPFMPVNPRLHNSYLKHEANRVAYARYWRHHDGPRPTIIAVHGFTADFYLINEWFFALPWFYRMGCDVMLFTLPFHGPRQTEHSPFSGHGYFAGGASRINEAAAQSVMDLRVLIDWLMEKRGAPKVGVTGLSLGGFTTALLATAEPRLSFAIPNVPVVSLADLVLEWQPIGLAIRTALKVVGRPLTDARKFVAVSSPLTYPPAIPREKLMIVGGVGDRLAPPKHSRLLWDHWDRCRIHWFPGSHILHMDRGEYLRQIARFLHKTQFLPEGA; via the coding sequence ATGGACCCCTCGGTCGTCTCGCGCATCGTCCACGACTCCTACGCCCAAGAGAAACCCCTACTGAAGGACGGGGTCCCTTGGTGGGAGTCGCTCGACCCGGACTTTGCCCGGCGGCCCGAGCCGTTCGACCTCGAGTTTCGCGACAAGCTCCAGGTGGGTGCCTCGGCAGCGTTCGACGTGGGCCTGCGCACGGCTGGCGCGTCCCTCATCAGCGGCCTGGCCATCCCAATCGGGTATCACCCGCTCGAGCTGCGCCGCACCATCAAGGACATCGAGTTCTACGGCCCCATCGCCGAGAGCGGTGACGCCACGCGCTTCTTCAAGCCGCCCCCCAAGAACATCCGGGTGCGCACGTCGCAGGCCGACTGGTACCCGCGCTTCTCGCCGGACGACGGCACCACCGAGGTGGTGCAGTTCGACAGCCCGTTCATGCCGGTGAACCCGCGCCTGCACAACAGCTACTTGAAGCACGAGGCCAACCGCGTGGCCTACGCGCGCTACTGGCGCCACCACGACGGGCCGCGCCCCACCATCATCGCGGTGCACGGCTTCACGGCGGACTTCTACCTCATCAACGAGTGGTTCTTCGCGCTGCCCTGGTTCTACCGCATGGGCTGCGATGTCATGCTCTTCACGCTGCCCTTCCACGGGCCGCGCCAGACCGAGCACTCCCCCTTCTCGGGCCACGGCTACTTCGCCGGTGGCGCTTCGCGCATCAACGAAGCCGCGGCGCAGTCGGTCATGGACCTGCGCGTGCTCATCGACTGGCTCATGGAGAAGCGCGGGGCTCCCAAGGTGGGCGTCACCGGCCTCAGCCTCGGCGGCTTCACCACGGCGCTCTTGGCCACGGCCGAGCCGCGCCTCTCGTTCGCGATTCCCAATGTGCCGGTGGTCAGCCTGGCCGACCTGGTGCTGGAGTGGCAGCCCATCGGCCTCGCCATTCGCACGGCGCTCAAGGTGGTGGGCCGCCCGCTCACCGACGCCCGCAAGTTCGTGGCCGTCAGCAGCCCGCTCACCTACCCGCCCGCCATCCCGCGCGAGAAGCTCATGATCGTGGGCGGCGTGGGTGACCGCTTGGCGCCGCCCAAGCACAGCCGCCTGCTGTGGGACCACTGGGACCGCTGCCGCATCCACTGGTTCCCCGGCAGCCACATCCTGCACATGGACCGCGGCGAGTACCTGCGGCAGATCGCGCGCTTCCTGCACAAGACTCAGTTCCTGCCCGAAGGCGCGTAG
- a CDS encoding polysaccharide deacetylase family protein codes for MNRLQTARSACLLLLGAFLAAGLPTSHAAGATETSEPSVPAPAPPSEPPSFRDGRMVRGDARQRVLHFTFDDGPRPETTGPLLDHLDAAGVHATFFVVARQLGGSGARRERNVAMVRDTLRRGHQVGFHGLDHSAFSGLTGPQLDHQFRAGEAAFVRALGQRPYLVRPPYGRRNVDSDRVVVARHYTQVMWGITAADTSQTTARGVVEAFRSALRRREDGPRARGGVVLLHDTKPWVIEAFPALVAEVRARNCALLARGPSEELWDIAPDLTPFFEARRAGDHASLMTRNGGYAPAVQAARQTVLRAETVRHCAER; via the coding sequence ATGAACCGCCTGCAGACTGCTCGCTCCGCCTGCCTCCTCCTCTTGGGTGCCTTCTTGGCCGCGGGGCTGCCCACGTCGCACGCGGCGGGCGCCACGGAGACCAGCGAGCCCAGCGTACCGGCGCCGGCGCCGCCCAGCGAGCCGCCCAGCTTTCGCGACGGCCGGATGGTGCGGGGTGACGCCCGCCAGCGCGTGCTGCACTTCACGTTCGATGACGGTCCGCGCCCGGAGACCACGGGGCCGCTGCTGGATCACCTGGACGCGGCGGGGGTGCACGCCACCTTCTTCGTGGTGGCCCGACAGCTGGGGGGCAGCGGAGCGCGGCGCGAGCGCAACGTGGCCATGGTGCGCGACACCCTGCGGCGTGGACACCAGGTGGGCTTCCATGGCCTCGACCACAGCGCGTTCAGCGGGCTGACCGGGCCGCAGCTGGACCACCAGTTCCGCGCTGGCGAGGCCGCCTTCGTGCGCGCGCTGGGGCAGAGACCGTACCTGGTGCGTCCGCCCTACGGGCGCCGCAACGTGGACAGCGACCGCGTGGTGGTGGCGCGGCACTACACGCAGGTGATGTGGGGCATCACGGCGGCGGACACGTCACAGACCACCGCGCGGGGTGTGGTGGAGGCGTTCCGCAGCGCGCTGCGCAGGCGTGAGGACGGCCCACGGGCGCGCGGCGGTGTGGTGCTGTTGCACGACACGAAGCCCTGGGTGATCGAGGCGTTCCCGGCGCTCGTGGCCGAGGTGCGGGCACGGAACTGCGCGTTGCTGGCGCGCGGCCCGAGTGAAGAGCTGTGGGACATCGCGCCGGATCTGACGCCATTCTTCGAAGCCCGCCGAGCAGGCGACCACGCCAGCTTGATGACCCGCAACGGAGGGTATGCGCCAGCGGTGCAGGCGGCCCGGCAGACGGTGCTGCGCGCGGAGACGGTGCGCCACTGCGCGGAGAGGTGA
- a CDS encoding PEGA domain-containing protein has protein sequence MGPSLGLGLVLAAVLMVGAGQSRVQAQSTENAEARAFFDQGNRAFERSQRVMGSARRQELLEEALAAYVSSLAIVRSKNALFNAGVTLAALGRAAEAYSYFGEYLALPGLTEEERRAGDEQRAALLGRVMMVSVRSTPPGAEVRVDRPDLQALGRTPLVVALDPGEHVLLVRGASGADGAVVVVAVAGGASEVEAGGEAGTETETETETETETESESETESETESETESETETETETETETEAESESEAEAESEAESESEAEAGAGAGPSAGLRGGAWSTTAALGLGALALRLRAGRVTRAHERLEEEHESAPDPDLVARAEVLYARIVRANRASQALTALTLVGLGVSVGLSVRGRRVERARLRVVVNGEVAGLSLGLAGELR, from the coding sequence GTGGGGCCCAGTCTCGGCCTCGGGCTGGTGTTGGCCGCGGTGCTGATGGTGGGCGCCGGGCAGTCGCGCGTGCAGGCGCAGTCCACCGAGAACGCCGAGGCCCGTGCGTTCTTCGACCAGGGCAACCGCGCGTTCGAGCGCAGCCAGCGGGTGATGGGGAGCGCGCGGCGACAGGAGCTGCTGGAGGAGGCCCTCGCGGCATACGTGTCGAGCCTGGCGATCGTGCGCAGCAAGAACGCGCTGTTCAACGCGGGGGTCACGCTGGCGGCGTTGGGGCGCGCTGCCGAAGCGTACAGCTACTTTGGTGAGTACCTGGCGCTGCCCGGGCTCACCGAGGAGGAGCGACGGGCGGGGGATGAGCAGCGCGCGGCCCTGCTGGGGCGGGTGATGATGGTCAGCGTGCGGTCGACGCCGCCCGGGGCCGAGGTGCGTGTGGACCGGCCGGACCTGCAGGCGCTGGGACGGACACCGCTGGTGGTGGCGCTGGACCCGGGCGAGCACGTGCTGCTGGTGCGCGGCGCGAGCGGGGCGGACGGCGCGGTCGTGGTGGTCGCGGTGGCGGGCGGGGCGAGCGAGGTGGAGGCAGGGGGGGAGGCCGGGACCGAGACCGAGACCGAGACCGAGACCGAGACCGAGACCGAGTCCGAGTCCGAGACCGAGTCCGAAACCGAGTCCGAGACCGAGTCCGAGACCGAGACCGAGACCGAGACCGAGACCGAGACCGAGGCCGAGTCCGAGTCCGAGGCCGAGGCCGAGTCCGAGGCCGAGTCCGAGTCCGAGGCCGAGGCCGGGGCCGGGGCTGGGCCCAGCGCGGGGCTGCGTGGTGGCGCTTGGAGCACCACCGCGGCGCTTGGGCTGGGGGCGCTGGCGTTGCGGCTGCGGGCGGGGCGGGTGACGCGGGCTCACGAGCGGCTCGAGGAAGAACATGAGAGTGCGCCGGACCCAGACCTGGTGGCTCGCGCTGAGGTGCTGTACGCGCGCATCGTGCGGGCGAACCGGGCTAGTCAGGCGCTGACGGCGCTCACGCTGGTGGGGCTCGGGGTGTCGGTGGGGTTGAGCGTGCGGGGACGTCGGGTGGAGCGGGCCCGGTTGCGGGTGGTGGTGAACGGCGAGGTGGCGGGGCTGTCCCTGGGGCTGGCAGGAGAGCTGCGATGA